The genomic region ATCCCAAATTATCAACCATGAAGCGCATCAAAGAGGTCTTACCTACATAATTTTCGCCCAGAATCAGAACACTTCTGTCGCCCTTTACGACCACAGCTCCAGAATAAGCCGCAATCAACGAAGTGAACTGTCTATCAACAAAAGGCGGGATATAAGACGGCGATGGGTCCCAGTCGCGAAACATAACTTTCTTCGTAAAACCAGATGATAGATTCTCATAGATCCAATATTTTTCGGCTCCATCATTGGCTAGGAATGAGTAAAAAAATGACTCGTTTTTATCGTGATGCCGAAGAGCGACCACAGCATTAGGAGCCCGTTGATACGACGTTTCTAGGTGACCATAAAAAAATCAGCATGATCTAAGTCTTGTATACGTACATCAACCTCGACAACAAAATCATTAACTTCGATTTGGAAAGTCTTAGACATCAGATTTCCCTGTCTCTAACCACGATTGAACCGTGTATGTCATCCAATCAAGGCTCTCTATGGGGTCGGGAAAACTTAGCGATAGCGTCCGAGGCCCAAGTTCAACAGATTTTTGGTATTTATCCTTATTGAGCATCAAGGTCCATTTCCATTCAATCAAATCTTGACACTTTTTATACGGCAGGTCGTTAATATGAACTGGATAGCTAAATCCGTACCGCGTGTGAAATCTTCTACTCATTTGCTGTGAAGAAAACCGTGTTTTGAATCTCTTGGCCGTGTTACTTCTAATTCCCAGCGGTCGCGAGAAGGGACACAAAAACTGTTTTCCGTTGACGCGCCGCACCACGACAATATCATCCGTAACAAATGCTCGTAATCTTTGTATACAAATGAGTGTCCTAATTGTGGAGCTAGGGGGATTCGAACCCCCGACCTTCTCATTGCGAACGAGACGCGCTACCAACTGCGCCATAGCCCCTTAAAGCATAAATAATCTTACACTCTCACCACATCAAAAGCACATTCACCCAGTGTGTTTTCCCGCACGCCCAAGAACGTGCTTATCGCAGCGCAAAATCACTGGGCACGGCGCTGCTGTAAAACCTCCTCGAGGTCAAACGCAACCGGCGCGTTCTGCGCAGCCTCATCAGACGAAACCGCATCCGCACCCATCGGTGTTGCAGCAACCGGCCGGGCAGGTACCTTCGCTACAACCTGATCCCCCTCAGACACGACATCGATCTCCCACTGCCTACGCGGTGCCTTCGGAGTCTTCTGGTACAGCGGCGCTGGCACGGGACGTGGCACCCACCCACCGGCGGGCGTCCCCTCAGGCTCAGCCACCTCCTCAGGCAAATCATTCATCTCCGCACGCTCACCACCAGTGTCACCGTGGGAAGCCGTGGGGGTTTGCGAATCGGCCGCAGCATCCGCATCAGCTGACGCCTCCTCAGCCACGGACGCTTCACCAGAGCGCTCAGACGCTTCAGAAACTCGCCTATCAATCCGCGTACGCAAAGAATCCCACCGCCCCTGTTCGCGTTCAATGTTAGAGCGCAAACGCTGCAGCACAGCATCCTCTTCAGAAGCGGCAGATGCGGAACGGCGGTATGCCCACCGTCCCTCCACAACCACGCCGACCAGCATCAAAGAGGGAACAACCACCCATGCGGGCGAAAACGACCCAAATACGGCAGCCACCACAAACGCCACCAGGAGCATCAAAGAAAAGCCCGCCGCAAAAAGACGCCGCTGCCCAGCCGCGTTCTCACGTGCAATCCGTGCCGCACGCGCGGACCGCAACCGCGCCAACTGCCGCGACGTGGCAGGAACCTCACGAGACGTATCACTCAGCCTGCTCATAACACCGACTTCCCTACTCTGCACCCCGAAACCATCACGCTCGCGACCAGCCCGAGGCCACTGGCCGCCCGGGGATGACGCCAACAACCGTGGTTGCTCACGGCGCACCTCCCCGCACACTTGCATTCGGTGAACATTCCAATCCAACACCGTTAACCCCGAAGAGAAACGCGATTCAACCGGTAGATTCACCTTGTATTCACGAGCACGAATCAAGTTAGGCATTGCGTAACCGCCCAGCAGTAGTGCGAACACCACCACCAGCCACCCAACAAAACTCACTCCCCTATAATTACATGCTTGTGATTCGTTTTTTAGTGCCCCCTCGGCGTGTCCTCTAGACGCTCGGGCTCGAACCATACAGCGCAGCCACCAAACCCCCCTCAGGCAACGTCTGCTCATCAATCGCAAAAGAAGCGTGATCACGCCACCGGCCAGCAATGCACATGTAGCGCTCACGCACGCCCTCATACCGCAAACCCAAACGACGCACAAGACCAATTGAAGGTCCGTTCTCGGGGCGAATATTGATCTCTACCCGGTGCACCCCAAGCTCACCAATTAACAAATCAATACACGCGGCCACAACAAACGTGCCAATCCCCTGTCCCGCATACTTCTCTGCCAACCAATACCCCAGCGAAGTGGAACATAACGCGCCCCGCACCATGTCGGACGCCGTCACCAAACCCGCAACTTCCCCATCTACCTCCACCATCATCGGCAGCGTAGTGCCCTCACGCACCTCCCGGTCGCACCGCTCCTGATACTGCGCAAGCGTGGGCAACTGCTCAGTAGATTTTGGTGGCAAACTCGCCTCCCACGGCGACAAGAAACGCCGGTTTTGGGCACGCACATCCTCCAACCGACGATGATCATCACCCAGCGCAGGGCGCAAAACTATCGCCTCAACCCCCAGCGGACCCTTAACGTACCCACGCCCAACCGGATCCTCAAACACCAACAGGCACTGGTTGTACGGCACTCCCCACACGCGTGCCGAACCGTGCGAAAACCAGTGCAACAAACCGCGCATACTCAATCCAAAATCATGCACGCCAACGTGTCGCCCGGCTGCACATCAGTCACATCCTCCGGCACAACCGCGAGCGCATTCGAGTTCGCCAACGCCGACAGCAGCAGGGCCGTCGGTGTGCCCTGCACCGTTGCCCTATAGCCCCCGCGGGGTTCGCCCGACAGGCGGACCCGCACAAACTCGCGCCGCCCTTTAGGTGAATACCAGCCACTATCCACTCGCGCGTGCACAGTGGGGCGGTTCAGCTGACTCCACCCCTGCATAGCCCGCACCGCGGGGCGGACATACACCTCAAACCCCACCTGGGCCGAAACCGGGTCGCCCGGCAAGCAGAAAATCGGGGTGCCATCCCCCACCTTCCCCACGCCGAGCACGTGACCGGGCCACGCCGCCACGGAGTCGAACCGGACGGTGCCGAGCAACCCCAGTACCTCCCGGACGGTGTCCCCGGAACCGTACGAAATCCCCCCGGTCGTCACAATCAGGTCTGCACGCACCAACTGGTCTTCGATTGTTTGCCGCAGCGTAGCGCGCTCATCGGGTACCGCTGCCACCCGGAACGTTTGCGCGCCCGCGTCCGCAACCGCTGTGGCGAGCGCGTGTCCGTTCGCGTCAAACACAGAACCCGGGCGCGCCGGCTGGCCCGGTTCCACGATTTCGTCGCCAATAGAAATGATCACTACGCGCGGCCTGGGGTGCACCAGCACCCGGTTGCGCCCAACCCCTGCGATCAGTGCGATCTGCCGCGATGACACGCGCGTGCCCCGTTTGATCACCACGTCCCCGGCCCGTACATCTTGCGCGCGGGGGCGAATATTCTCCGCTTCCACTACCTCGCGCGTCACCTGCACCTTCGCTTCCCCAAGGTCCGTGTGTTCCAAGGCCACAACCGCGTTCGCTCCCGTTGGAATCGGGGCGCCTGAGGCGATGCGCACCGCCCCGTTTTTAATGGTCGCCATCGGGTCCACATCACCTGCGTGCAGTTCCGCGGTGACGTTCAGTTCGATGGGGTTGTCTGCGCTTGCTCCTTCGAGGTCTCCGGTGCGCACCGCGTAACCGTCACACCCCGCCAGGTCCGCTACCGGCAGATCGAAGGGGGCTTGCACGTCTTCTGCGAGGACGCATCCGATCGCGTCCGCTAAAAGCACTTCCAAAGGTGGTTGCGGCCCCACCGCTTCTTGACAATCGCGGTAAAACCCGGCAACGGTGCGCATCTACAGCTCCAGTTCCTCTTCTGTTCCCTACCTATGGTGCAACTTTGCTGGGTAACCGCGTATAGCTGCCCTGCAAATCTAGTTGCTGTGGTTTCACCTGTGGGCAGCGTGGATTCTTTAGTACTGCGCGCAGTGAAACTAACGCTTCAAGTACGTTAGTTTACCATTGTGTGCCCGCCAGTTCGCAGTTCATCCACGTGGGATAATGAGGTCATGGAACCCACTAAACGCGCGTGGCGAAACCAGATGCGGGGGCTGCACGCAGCGCACCTAGGCGAGCAGCGCGACGTGTCGAAGATGCTGCTCGACTGCTTGACTCACTGCGTTGAGCGCCTTCGCCAGTTAGTTATTTTTCGGCCGTTAAAGCACGAGGCCACTTTTTTTATTGCCCTTGAGGCCTGGCACGCCGCCCACGTGAGCCTTTACGAACCCGTGGTTTGGCAAGCGCAAGGGCGGAAGATTGCGGAACTGCCGGTGGGTTTTAAACCCGTTGATGCCGCACTCGAACACGCGGGTACCGAGTTATGTGTTACGCCGAATGCGTCGGCCGAAGGTCTGGGCGGCGCCCCGCGAGTGGACGCCGTGTTGCTGCCCGCGCTCGCGGTTGACCGTACCGGCACCCGCCTGGGACAAGGTGGTGGCTGGTACGACCGTGCCCTGCTGGGGCTGATCAGTCGAAACCCCGAGGTACCTTTAATTGGGTGCGTGCCCTCTTACGCGCTCTTGCCCGCACACACGCTTTTACGCGAAGCCCACGACATCCCCCTCACGCACTTCGTAACCCCATTCGAGTGGGGTGCAGTAAAAGACAACTGATACAGTCCCGCAGGCACATTGCCGCCCAGCCGCACAGCCCCCGCGGGGCGCATGGCGGCAGGTAAACTAGCACCCGGACGAATGTTAGTTCCAAGAATGATGGATGCGCTGGAGGTTAAGTTGTTTAAAGGTTTCAAAGAGTTCATTTCCCGTGGGAATGCAATCGATCTGGCGGTCGGCGTGGTTATCGGCGCAGCGTTCTCCGCGATTGTGAACGCGCTGGTGGAGAAGTTCATCAACCCCCTCATCGGTGGATTAATTGGTAAACCAAACTTCGATAACTTTTTGGAGTTCCACATCGGTGACGCGGTCGTCCTGCCGGGCGCGATTTTGACGGCGCTCGTGAACTTCCTGATTATCGCGTTTGCCCTCTACCTGTTCATTGTGCTGCCTATGAACAAGTGGAATGAACACGCGAAAGCCCGTAAAGATGCGCAAGAAGACCCTGTGGAAGAAACTCCGGATGCGGACATTGCTTTGCTAACCGAGATTCGGGACCTGCTGAAAGAAAACGCGGTCCACGCAAACCAGACGCACCCGCGGGCCCGAGGAAAACACAGCGCCGAACCGGTGGCTGACGCGCGCACCCGCGACTAGTGCACCTGCCAGTGGGGTGGAACGTCCGCGAGAATCTGCTTATCTCGCGGCGTTAACCCCGCCTCGCGCTGCACCTCATGGGATACGCGGGTGGGCCGAATCTGTTCCCAAGATGGAGTCCGTCCCTGCGCAAGTGCCTGCTCATCAACTTTAGATAACTGCACGACGCGGCGGCGTTTCTTACCGCTTTTAGTCATCTGAATCCCACGCAGAATCTGCGCTCGGGTCCGTTCCCTGCAGCTCGTCGTTATCCACGGCCTCATCCAACGCGTCTTCTGACTGCGCGCTAAGCCACTCTGAATCCGAAAGCGCCTCAAACTCCAACATGGGTTCCTCCGGCGGCTCCACAGGTGTTTGCGCTTCAGAAGAACCTTTCGAAGTTCCGGCTGCTTCCTCAGCCCGCGCGTCTTCGGGCGCCGTCGGGGTCGACTCGGAAGCCGGCACCTGCGGGTTCAGTTCAGATTCAACTGACTGTGCGTTACCCACTGGCTCACTCGCCTGCCCCTGTTCCAAATCACCTTTATTACCACCGGGGTTCGTGCGCATAACCACGTTCGTGAGCACCGCAGTGATTGGCGCGCCCCGCCGCGTAAGCCCAATTGCGGAGGTGAGTTCCTCCACCATTTGCGCGGTTGTGCGCCGCTTACCATCGGAACGCACCCAACGGGCCACGTCATCTAACTGGTCGTCGCTGTAGGCCGCTAACGGTAATCCGCGCGCCACTTTCAGTTCTTGCTCCCGACCCCGATTCGGTGCTTCCCACACGTGTTCCCCACCGTGGATCTGCGCATCCGCCTTCATGCGCACCCGCCGCATGGCCGCCGTTTCCATGCCCGGTTCCACCAGTTCCTCATCGTCATCATCAACCACAATGGGTTCTGGCACCTGCGAATACGCGTCTGACTCGGCGTTCGAACCCGGCGCGTCCGCCGCCGCATCCACATCCGTGCCCACGCGGCGTTCCAGCGCGTCCATCACCATGTTCAAAATCGTGTCCGCCTCTTTTTGAGGGTCAATGAACACCACCATCGCTAACTCGGTGCGCACAGACCACCCGTACTCCTCAAGCAGTGCAGGCCAGAACCGGTCGCGGCGACGCAGCGAAGGCTCGTTCACATAATGCGCGTCGTCGGTCAGTACCGCCACCAGTAACTCCCCTGGTAACTGCGGGTGGCCAAGCGCAAGCGGAATCCGGAAGCTCCCTTCCACACCCAAGTTTGGAATCACCGTGACCCCCACGTTGTACAACCGGTCAGCCAGATCAATCAGCAACTGATCGGGCGCCGCCTGCGTGGTTGGCCAATCCGTGTTCTGCACCTGAGTGCCCTGCGCCATACTTAACAGGTCCAGCAGCATGCGCGGTCCGTCACTGCCGAACCGGTCGCGGTCAAAGTCCTCCGGATGTACCGCGGACACGATGTGCAGTTTCTCCCCCGCGGCCATCAGAACGCGGGCGAGCAACTCCAGTCCCTCAGAAGAAGAAATCCGCCCAAAATTGTGTAGTACGCGCCCGTGAGGGGTTTTGGCGAACCCAACCGACAAAATCACGCGGTCGCGCCGCACTCCCGTGGCGTCTTCCGGGGTGATCACGCAAAATGGTTCCGGATTCGACTGGTCAAAGAAGGTCGCTAACGCCGGGGAAGTCTGTACGGTGTCCATAACCGCCGCGCGCACCCGGTCGGCATGCACACTAGAAAGTGTGGCGACGGCCAAAGACTCCTCTGGATGCATTAACGCGTGCTCCACCACCAGGTCAACCACTGCATCCACTTCTTCTTTCGAAGACTCCACGGCGGTCGCGCCAGGTGCCGGCATTCCCCGCCCATCCACGAACGTGATCGACAGGGCCGACCCGGCGCGTGGCACCGGCACCATTGCCCCCGCGTTAGGCACGCTGTAGGCCCCCAGTAGTTTCGCCACGTGCTCGTTCACGTGCTGCGGACGCGGATACACTTGCGTGCGCGCTAACAGTGGTTGCAGCGCTTCAACGGATTCAGACTGCGCCCCGCCGGCCACCACAACCACCAGCTGTTTAGCCCGCGCCACAATCGGCACCAGTTCCGCTACCGGAAGTTTCTCTACCGCGTCGATCACCACCAGGTCCAACGGCTCGTCCAAATCAGTTACGAGCGGCACCAGCACCGGTGTGGTAATCAAAATTGGGAACAGGTCGCGCACCAGTTCTAGCTCGCGGAACTGGTCCACCGCCGGCATAGTCAGCGCCCCCGCTGCCAGCTCCTCACGCAACTGCGCGTCCTGGTTCGCCCAGCGTGCCATCGCCCGGCCCCGCTGCTTTTGGATCGCGTCGGAGGTCTCTACCGCGAGCGACTTCACCTGCGCTTCATCCAATGCTCGGAACTGCTCAATCCACTGCGTTAGTTTGGACGGGTCGAACCCGCCGAGCGAAGATTCCGCGGCGAGCATCACCCCGAGCGCAGACGCCCACCAAGCCAAGTCCAGTTCTTTTTCCACCATCGAGTCGGGTACTTTGCGGGCCCTCAGGTCTTTCACGAGCGCGTCCAACCCCAAGTTGTGCAAGGTCTTGAGGGTGCGGATCCTCTCCGGCAGTGCGCTCGCTCCCGCGCGATCGCGGTTCAGACTGTCGAGCAGCAGGGAGAGTTCGTTTATGTCCATCTGCGTTAGGTCACCGTACGCGCTGCCGAGGTAAGGGCTGAGTTTCTCCAGTTGCCCCCGCACCGTTTGCGCGTGTTCATTCATTTGGGTTAGGCCGGTGGGCAGTTTTGGCCATCCCCCAGCTTCGCAGTATCGGCGCCACACGTCGCGCTGTTTTTGCACTTTGCGTAGTTCTTCGTGCAGGTCTTCAACGTAGCGGCCGGGGCGCAGCAAGTCTTTGGCTTGTTTGGTGAGGCGTTTACGCAGTGAGCGTTTCATCTCTACCCCGTTTTCGCGCCGCCAGTTTCTTGAGGCCGTTGCGATCACCATGTCTGCAACTGAGGATTCGAAGATCGCGGGTTGGAACACGTCGAGGCAATCGCGGACCCCATCTAGCATGTCCAGTTGCTCTTCCCACTGCGCAACCGTGGTGGCGGGCAGCAGACCGGTTTGCCCCGCGGCTGCGGACATGTTGACCCGCAGGTCCGGCAGGAGTTCGCGCGACAGGTACGCCACGCTATCGACTACGGGCCTCACCTGTTCTGGCGAAGAGATGATGATCCCAAACCACGGGTCTGAATCACCGTTGGTGAAGATACGTTGGCGCGTGGCGTCAATCAACGCTTCTTTAGCGGTTTCCGCGCCCCCTTGGGCGAGTTTAGTTAGCACCTGGGCGTTAAATCGTACTTTTGTGCGTGGCCCGGGGCGGGCGCCCGTAAGGTCGGTCAGCACCTGCAGGGCGTCGTAGGCACTGATTCCCCACTGGGGGAATGGTTTATGCAGGTGGTAGGTGTGTGAGGAAAGCCGGTCCCGCACCTGTTTAAGCTGCTCACGGGTGGATTCGATCGCGTTCGCATCCGCGAGCGCCACGTTGCCGGACATGATTTTTCCCAGCGCGGAGGTCATGTGTTCGTCTGCTTCTAAGGTGGCGGTCAAGCGAGCATACGCGTGGTCGAGCCCCGCTTGGTCTAGTTCGTGCATAAGCGCAGTGGAACGCGGTTGGTCACCACTTACGTACATCACGCGTTTACCTGCCTTAGCACCCGCAGCAAGCATCGAGGCAACGACTGGGCTCGCTCCGGTTGTGGACGCGGTTTCTAGCATGAGGTTCACGCCCGCGGCAGCGGCTTCAACTTGGTCTAGGGTTTCTGGCAGCTGGTCACCCACCCCGAGTTCGTGCCACGGGTCGCGGTCGTTCGGGTTCGATTCGGGCAGGGTGCTGGGGATCTGCGCCCGCGCGTGCGCGTCACCCGCCAGTGCTTGCACCAGTGGGGAAGCGCTGATTTGATCCCCTTTAGTTGTTAGTTCTTGTTCGAGCGCGTAGGTGGCGGACAGGAACATGCCGACCACGAGTTCCTCGCGCATTTCAAACCCCGGTAGGCACGCGCCGAGTTGGTTGCGTAGCTGCGCCAGAGCTGGCGTGGGGGTGAAGCCGTGTTCTTGCAGCGTTAGGGCCCTCACTTGCTCGGTGTCGATGTTGCGGCCCACAGCGCGAACCGCGCGCAGCACGGCTGGCGCCACTTCAATCTCCCCGTGCAAAGTTAGGAGTGGTTCTCCCGCCTCGTCTGCGCTCAGCAGCACGGGGTGGAGAAGCAGGGGGCTGGTTTGGGTATCTTCCGCCCCGTTCCACCGCACGGATCCGATTCCCATGTGTAGGGTCGCGCCGCCGTGAATCCGCATTGATTGGGCGATGTCCGCCCGTTGCGCGTGCACGATTCTGACTGCGTTTTCGTACGCTTCTTTTTCTCGCACGAGGGACGACAGGCGGGTGGGGCGCAGACTGTATAGTTGCGCCATCCCTCCCGGGTGTGCGCCCGTGAGGTTCAAGTAGCTCGCGCTGTTCCTTTTTACCTGTGACTGCTGTTCTAGGCTGCGTCGCCACTGCTCTAGGTGATGGCGCATGTCAGCGTGCTTTGCCGCGCCCTCAGGCGGATTGTCCTCGACTTCCTGAGGGGGGTTCGAAACAGGTTTTGAACGCGACGAAAAGAAAGATACCACATGGTTACACTATCGAAACGCGCCCGGGTTTCGCGTGAGGCGCGGCGACGTTCGCCACGGGCGTGCAAACGGGTAATATATGACAGACAGGGAGGGCGGATGTTTTCACGACGGGTTTTTTCTACTGCACTGGCGCTGGCATTATCGTCTACGGTCTCGGTTAGTGCGTGTTCGAACGCGGCGTCACCTAAACCCGTTCCAAGTGATTCAAATACGCCCACCAGTGAGCCGTCTCAACCGGCAACGCAGTCGCATTACGCCACCACGCTGCGGGCTCGGGCCGCGCACGTGGGACAGGCGGACATGAGTGTGGATGCTACGCCGGGCCTGCAGTTCGGAGCGGGAGTGAACGGCCGTTCGGTGCGGCTTTTCAGTGTTATCGACGAGCCAGTATTCAATACCGGTGACGTGATGACTGCGCGGTTCGCACTCTACGACGCGAAGGGGCAAGAACTGTCGCGGGCGGTGCAGACCCAGCGGTTCTGGGATCAAGCAACGGTCATCATGTCCGTGTTGATGAAACTCCCGGAGGACATTGACGCCAGTAGCGCGGACGTGCAGTTCACAGTTGAACCAGATGACAAGCCCGCGCCGTCTATGGACATTGCCGCGCGCCTGGACACGGAAGACACCGACGAGGTTCAGACGACCGGTAGGTTCAAGGTGCGAAACGCGGGCGCATTGGACGCCACCAAAACTCTGGCGAACGTGATTTGTTACAACGAAAAGAACCTGATCGTAGGAGGGGACGTCACGCATCCGGGGGTGATCGCAGCCGGACACAGCCGCACCGTGAAAGCAGAGTTGGTCACCACGGGAACACCAGCCCGCTGCGAGGTGTTCCCCACCGTGTTCCAAACCCTCAGCCGAGAGGATTCGCAAATACGCAAAAATAATTAGCGTAATTAAAGCATGACCCCGCCTACCGCACGTGAGTTGCAGGCGGGATCTTTTTTCCCGTATTTGCTGGTGAAAACGGGTTGCCGAAGGCCTTAAGTCACCCCTTGACACTGTGTCATAAAGTACTCTTGAGGTATCAGGCAACGGCCCGTTACCTGCATTTATCTGGTTACGCACCCGCCTTCACTGGCGGCCGCAATGAAGAGGAGGTCCGGGACTCATGGGTGAGCCCAATCGCTTCAAGCGTTTACTAACGCCTTCATTCATCGTGCAATTTCTAGCTGTATTTGTGATCGGCTCCCTCATCGGCGTTGGTCTGTTCACGTTTGTTTACGCCAAAGGCTACTCGTATTTAACTAACGACCCCAACGCGTGCAACAACTGTCACGCTATGAATCACGAATACGACGGGTGGATTGCTGGTAGTCACGCGAACGTCGCCACATGCGGTGATTGCCACACGCCTCACGACAATCTAGTTCACAAATACTATGTGAAAGCCGAAAACGGGTTCTGGCACGCACTGAAGTTCACCACGGGCTGGTACCCCGAGCACATTCAGGCGCGGGAAGTTAGCCGGCGCATAACTAACGACGCGTGCCTGCACTGCCACGCAGACCTAACGGACGAAATGCATCTGACGGCCGGGAAAGAACAAATCCAATGCACCCACTGCCACGCCGAAGTGGGCCATAAGAGATGAGGAATGCCATGAGCAACACCAACAAGCTACCGCACCGACGGATACTTGTATTATCCGTGGCGATTGTAGTGACCGCACTCATAACTATGAGCATCACCGCGCTCCTCATCAATATTTTGGAGCGCAAGAACGAAGGTTCAGACAAGTTCACTAAAGTGGTGGAGTTAACGGAAGACACCGTGGACCCCGCCGTGTGGGGCCAGAACTTCCCCATCCAGTACGAACAGACTCTGAAAACCAAAGAAATGACGCCCACCGTGTACGGTGGTTCCACAAAAGTTGCGCACAAACCCACTGACAAGGACCCCCGCACGTTCGTGTCGTCCTCCCGGGTCGAAGAAGATCCACGGCTCAAAGTGATGTGGGATGGCTACCCGTTCGCAGTTGACTACCGGCACGCCCGCGGCCACGAGTACATGCTGGAAGATCAGCGTCTGACTCGCCGCGTCACGGAATTTGAACAGCCTGGTGCGTGCTTGAACTGCCACGCCTCTACCCCAACGATCATGCGCAAGCTTGGTGACGGGGACGTGAATAAGGGCTTCGCGAAAATGAACAAGATGCCCTACAACGAAGTGACGAAACTAGCTGAACACCCCGTGAGCTGCTTGGACTGCCACGATCCTAAGACCATGAACCTGCGGGTCACCCGCCCGGCGTTCATTAACGGAATCAAGGCCCTCAAGGCTGGCGAAGGGGTTAAAGACTACGATCCGAACCGGGACGCGACCCGCCAAGAGATGCGCTCGTTCGTGTGCGGCCAGTGCCACGTGGAGTACTACTTTAAAGGGAAAGAAGAAAAGACCCTCACCTTCCCGTGGAATAACGGTTTGAACATTGACGACATCTGGCAATACTACAAGGAGAACCCACACGTAGACTTCGTTCACGCTGGGACGGGCGCGAAGATCCTCAAGGCCCAACACCCCGAGTTCGACATTTGGTCCAACTCAATCCACGCGGACAATGGGGTAAGCTGTTCGGACTGCCACATGCCGTACGAACGCAATGGGGCGAAGAAGACTTCTAACCACCAGTTGCAAAGCCCGCTGCTGAACATCAATGCTTCTTGCATGACTTGCCACAAGTCGACAGAAGAAGAGATGAAGAACCGCGTGGTGAACATTCAAGACCGGTTCATCCACTCGCGCGACCAGGCGTTCGACTCCCTCACCCAGTTTGTTCACAAGCTGGAGGCCGCCATCAAGGATGGCACCGCTACACAGGAGCAGATTGAGCAGGCCCGCGAATACCAGAACAAAGCGAGCTTCTACCTCGACTACGTGTACTCAGAAAACTCCTACGGGTTCCACGCCCCCGCCTACATCCACCGGATCATTCAAGATTCCCTGGATGCGTCCCGCAAGGGCATGCTGGTGCTAGACGGTGCGAAACCAGACCAGTTGGGCCCGTCCGACATTACGAACAACAACACGAAAGAAATCAAACAGCGTGGGCACTAAGCACTATGCACAGCGCGGAGCCGGGGAAGGTAACCACAACCCCGGCTCCGGCCATCCGAACTACGCGCACGAACTCGTCGACTTCCTAAACACCGCCCCCGAGCATTTACAGCCTTGGGTGGACGCGCACCTCGAAGCCATCAAATCCGGAACCGACCCCGCGCTGCAAACGCTACAGACCGCAACCGAATCGGGGCAACAGACCGAACTGGCGCAGGCGACCGGATCGGACGCTCCCGATGGGCAGGATGCAGCGCAAACGGTGCCACAGCCTCAGGACCCAAAGGGTAAGAACACGGACCCGAACCCCAAGGACGATACGCACCCGCAAGAGGCCGCGTACGTCGTTACGGGCAGTGGGGCAGATCAGGAGGCGGCGCTCGCGGAACTGGGTGAG from Gleimia hominis harbors:
- a CDS encoding prevent-host-death family protein codes for the protein MVSFFSSRSKPVSNPPQEVEDNPPEGAAKHADMRHHLEQWRRSLEQQSQVKRNSASYLNLTGAHPGGMAQLYSLRPTRLSSLVREKEAYENAVRIVHAQRADIAQSMRIHGGATLHMGIGSVRWNGAEDTQTSPLLLHPVLLSADEAGEPLLTLHGEIEVAPAVLRAVRAVGRNIDTEQVRALTLQEHGFTPTPALAQLRNQLGACLPGFEMREELVVGMFLSATYALEQELTTKGDQISASPLVQALAGDAHARAQIPSTLPESNPNDRDPWHELGVGDQLPETLDQVEAAAAGVNLMLETASTTGASPVVASMLAAGAKAGKRVMYVSGDQPRSTALMHELDQAGLDHAYARLTATLEADEHMTSALGKIMSGNVALADANAIESTREQLKQVRDRLSSHTYHLHKPFPQWGISAYDALQVLTDLTGARPGPRTKVRFNAQVLTKLAQGGAETAKEALIDATRQRIFTNGDSDPWFGIIISSPEQVRPVVDSVAYLSRELLPDLRVNMSAAAGQTGLLPATTVAQWEEQLDMLDGVRDCLDVFQPAIFESSVADMVIATASRNWRRENGVEMKRSLRKRLTKQAKDLLRPGRYVEDLHEELRKVQKQRDVWRRYCEAGGWPKLPTGLTQMNEHAQTVRGQLEKLSPYLGSAYGDLTQMDINELSLLLDSLNRDRAGASALPERIRTLKTLHNLGLDALVKDLRARKVPDSMVEKELDLAWWASALGVMLAAESSLGGFDPSKLTQWIEQFRALDEAQVKSLAVETSDAIQKQRGRAMARWANQDAQLREELAAGALTMPAVDQFRELELVRDLFPILITTPVLVPLVTDLDEPLDLVVIDAVEKLPVAELVPIVARAKQLVVVVAGGAQSESVEALQPLLARTQVYPRPQHVNEHVAKLLGAYSVPNAGAMVPVPRAGSALSITFVDGRGMPAPGATAVESSKEEVDAVVDLVVEHALMHPEESLAVATLSSVHADRVRAAVMDTVQTSPALATFFDQSNPEPFCVITPEDATGVRRDRVILSVGFAKTPHGRVLHNFGRISSSEGLELLARVLMAAGEKLHIVSAVHPEDFDRDRFGSDGPRMLLDLLSMAQGTQVQNTDWPTTQAAPDQLLIDLADRLYNVGVTVIPNLGVEGSFRIPLALGHPQLPGELLVAVLTDDAHYVNEPSLRRRDRFWPALLEEYGWSVRTELAMVVFIDPQKEADTILNMVMDALERRVGTDVDAAADAPGSNAESDAYSQVPEPIVVDDDDEELVEPGMETAAMRRVRMKADAQIHGGEHVWEAPNRGREQELKVARGLPLAAYSDDQLDDVARWVRSDGKRRTTAQMVEELTSAIGLTRRGAPITAVLTNVVMRTNPGGNKGDLEQGQASEPVGNAQSVESELNPQVPASESTPTAPEDARAEEAAGTSKGSSEAQTPVEPPEEPMLEFEALSDSEWLSAQSEDALDEAVDNDELQGTDPSADSAWDSDD
- the nrfH gene encoding cytochrome c nitrite reductase small subunit is translated as MGEPNRFKRLLTPSFIVQFLAVFVIGSLIGVGLFTFVYAKGYSYLTNDPNACNNCHAMNHEYDGWIAGSHANVATCGDCHTPHDNLVHKYYVKAENGFWHALKFTTGWYPEHIQAREVSRRITNDACLHCHADLTDEMHLTAGKEQIQCTHCHAEVGHKR
- a CDS encoding ammonia-forming cytochrome c nitrite reductase subunit c552, with product MSNTNKLPHRRILVLSVAIVVTALITMSITALLINILERKNEGSDKFTKVVELTEDTVDPAVWGQNFPIQYEQTLKTKEMTPTVYGGSTKVAHKPTDKDPRTFVSSSRVEEDPRLKVMWDGYPFAVDYRHARGHEYMLEDQRLTRRVTEFEQPGACLNCHASTPTIMRKLGDGDVNKGFAKMNKMPYNEVTKLAEHPVSCLDCHDPKTMNLRVTRPAFINGIKALKAGEGVKDYDPNRDATRQEMRSFVCGQCHVEYYFKGKEEKTLTFPWNNGLNIDDIWQYYKENPHVDFVHAGTGAKILKAQHPEFDIWSNSIHADNGVSCSDCHMPYERNGAKKTSNHQLQSPLLNINASCMTCHKSTEEEMKNRVVNIQDRFIHSRDQAFDSLTQFVHKLEAAIKDGTATQEQIEQAREYQNKASFYLDYVYSENSYGFHAPAYIHRIIQDSLDASRKGMLVLDGAKPDQLGPSDITNNNTKEIKQRGH